Within Bradymonas sediminis, the genomic segment GAAGCAAAAACGACTCTTTTATGGCCGGCTAATCGTCAGCGTCAGTCTCTACTGCGCGTTTCTCATCAGCAGCGTGATGGAGACGTTGACCCGCACCACGGAGCCGCCGTCGCTCATCATCGGCGGGCTGCTGATCGGGGCGGTGTTGATCCTGCCGCGCAGCACGCGCCGCATGCAGCGCAGTGAGGGGGCGGGCGCCGACCCGACCTCGGCCGAGCAATTACAGCGCATCCATAAATGGCTGACCGGGGTGCGCTTAATCTACCTGCTGGGCGCCTTGATTGTCTGGGTCGTGTTGCCCGCGATTATCTAAACGCCCCGCGTCGTCTGGGGGGCGGCGAGTGCAGCCATGCGCTGCGCGCTTTGGGCATCGGGGCATTGATGACGGGCACGAAAAAGCCCCGAGCGCCTAAGGGCGGTCGGGGCTTTTTCTGTCACCGTAGACTTTCAGCGGACCAGCCGCCTAGGTCTTCGGTGCGCGATGCAATATATGGATCAGACCTGAACCACGTTTGCAGCCTTGGGGCCTTTCGGTCCCTGCTCGACGTCAAATTCGACGGCGGCGTCTTCGGCGATGGTTTTGAATCCGTCCTGAGCAAGGGCGTTGAAGTGCAAGAACACGTCCTCGCCTCCATCATTACGCTCGATGAAGCCGTAGCCTTTGTCTTCGTTGAACCACTTCACTTTACCTTGAATTTTCGACATGCTGTTCCTCTTCCACTGATGCTGCTGTACATTAATCCCCGGAGTTAGGCGCGAAGGCCTTGACCTCGGAGTGCAAATTTCAAATGTCCGAACCATCGGACATTCACTTCTCTTGGATACGCCAGTTCAAGTCCGAACCGACCAATCTCATTCATGCCAAGCCAAAACCAGGGAAGTGTTGCATTCCAAGAACTCTGGGCGCTGCGTGAAAAAACCGGAAAGCAGGTGCTATAATCGGGCTTTCTTCGAGATATGCAGAAGGGTTAGGGGATTTCAATCATCCGTTCAAAACCCTTCGACACGCCAAGCTCTAACAGGGGTGGGATGATAAAGCAAAGGCCAAAGGGCTTTGGGGCGAGAATAAATTTTGTGGGGCCGGAGCTGGGGAGAAAACGCCCATTGCAGGGCTTCCAGGGCGTTTTTCGGGTGTTTTGAGGCATGATTCGGGGCGATCCTCCCTCGAATAGGGAGGCCGCAAGCGCCGGTTTGGCGATTATTTTTCCCAGGGTTTTTTCGGATGGGGCTCGTAATTCTCGAGGATCTCCTCGGGATGATCGATGAGCTCGCGCAGATATTCGAAGGAGTACACGCCGGTATTGTGCCCATCGCCCCAGGCGATGCAGGCGGCGTAATTGCCGACCTGGGTGATGTCGCTGACGACGATCTGTCGGTGGAATCCGGGCGGGTTCCACTTCATCGGCCGACTGCCGTGCCCCTGGCAATGTGCGCAGGGGCAATAGCCGCGCAGCAT encodes:
- a CDS encoding cold-shock protein, translating into MSKIQGKVKWFNEDKGYGFIERNDGGEDVFLHFNALAQDGFKTIAEDAAVEFDVEQGPKGPKAANVVQV
- a CDS encoding gamma-butyrobetaine hydroxylase-like domain-containing protein, giving the protein MSYYPHPTEFNYIQDKDILRIKFSDDKTFDYDLMMLRGYCPCAHCQGHGSRPMKWNPPGFHRQIVVSDITQVGNYAACIAWGDGHNTGVYSFEYLRELIDHPEEILENYEPHPKKPWEK